In Lysobacter luteus, a single window of DNA contains:
- a CDS encoding peptidoglycan recognition protein family protein: MSRFTVVGGSVTSLVENVQRQRLVLPIHVGTNGYVQNAGFTIRPVPALERGPMDGPRAIVLHRTDSSTAEGTMRSFARGVGTHFLVDKDGTVTQAASLLQKTAHVGKIQSRCRVDRVCPADEARMIEGWGWAPSRVHGHEKKKAYPARYPMNEDSVGIETVALFDRTSKQWERPTEDQSRSIARLIAILKNEYGLSDADIYEHDAISYKEPGEGAGLYDGGGATDGMPVRFSPPFF; this comes from the coding sequence ATGAGCCGGTTTACGGTGGTGGGCGGCTCGGTCACGAGCCTCGTTGAAAACGTCCAGCGACAGCGCCTGGTACTCCCGATCCACGTCGGCACCAACGGATACGTGCAGAACGCCGGCTTCACCATCCGGCCGGTCCCCGCGCTGGAGCGTGGTCCGATGGATGGCCCGCGCGCGATCGTCCTGCATCGGACCGACTCCAGTACGGCCGAGGGCACCATGCGATCGTTCGCCCGCGGCGTTGGAACCCACTTTCTCGTGGACAAGGACGGCACCGTTACCCAAGCCGCCAGTCTGCTGCAGAAGACGGCACACGTCGGGAAGATCCAATCGCGGTGCCGGGTCGATCGCGTTTGCCCGGCGGACGAAGCGAGGATGATCGAGGGCTGGGGTTGGGCACCCTCGCGCGTACACGGCCACGAGAAGAAGAAGGCCTATCCCGCGCGCTATCCCATGAACGAGGACAGCGTCGGTATCGAGACGGTGGCCTTGTTCGACAGGACCAGCAAGCAGTGGGAACGCCCCACCGAGGATCAGTCCCGCTCCATTGCCAGGCTCATCGCCATTCTGAAGAACGAATATGGACTATCGGACGCCGACATCTATGAGCACGATGCGATTTCTTACAAGGAGCCCGGTGAGGGCGCTGGTCTTTACGATGGCGGCGGTGCTACCGACGGGATGCCAGTCCGGTTCTCACCACCATTCTTCTGA
- a CDS encoding PAAR domain-containing protein, with amino-acid sequence MTGSPFTDIDGAPVARIGDSATCPSHSGTFPIVDGDPTTEVDGQPVALHGSRLACGCVVLAVRQTRVFLDRTFGPAAGELASAGIAYALRNAPRQPFDEAFVLESEDGSPMAGRSYRIVCSDGRIEPGVTDEAGRTHLLKSEYAQSLSLELAEEGP; translated from the coding sequence GTGACCGGCTCGCCCTTTACCGATATCGACGGAGCCCCCGTCGCCAGAATCGGCGACTCGGCAACCTGCCCCTCGCATAGCGGCACGTTCCCCATCGTTGACGGTGACCCGACGACAGAGGTCGATGGACAGCCGGTCGCTTTACACGGCTCGCGGCTAGCCTGTGGCTGCGTGGTGCTCGCCGTACGTCAGACGCGGGTCTTTCTTGACCGTACGTTTGGTCCCGCCGCTGGTGAACTGGCTTCCGCCGGGATTGCGTACGCGCTGCGCAACGCACCGCGCCAGCCATTCGACGAAGCCTTTGTACTCGAGTCCGAGGATGGCTCGCCCATGGCGGGGCGGAGCTATCGCATCGTCTGTAGCGACGGGCGAATCGAACCGGGTGTCACGGACGAAGCCGGGCGGACCCATTTGCTCAAGTCCGAGTATGCCCAGTCGCTCTCGCTGGAACTGGCGGAGGAGGGGCCATGA